Proteins encoded in a region of the Mercenaria mercenaria strain notata chromosome 1, MADL_Memer_1, whole genome shotgun sequence genome:
- the LOC123538324 gene encoding NF-kappa-B inhibitor cactus-like produces the protein MQLAFSQNNACSKDVDMDLSSDHDLEEDCERVDLSGKDLQRRLHAHKFNSHKGDVSKEDRFDSTYSSGYGSGNLPSELNEGRFTSDEDRLIPVAGLESLTLDNDDVKTTLVSVDEGFESSEIIISGASEKCEKSSQSQDSESENSEKQLQLQQYQQVLLETYQQDDDGDTRLHTAIIQLLTDLALYFISLCPTHTLLNLKNNYLQTPLHLAVVTKQDVLTRKLMTSGAQVDCRDHRGNTPLHIASKEGYDFFVKILLEPVHYEETKNNNYELPYQQIPQNLEARNYDGQVCVHLAAEGCHIQTLNILLSKGADVNARDGKSGRTALHYAAESGCMPLLQFLVEQAHCKLDINCITYGGLTPIMLAKGRGHEQAVRLLRESGAWSDTDESSSEEEMNEEPYEDIKINGVIVNRV, from the exons ATGCAGCTG GCGTTTAGCCAGAATAACGCTTGCAGTAAAGACGTAGATATGGATTTAAGCAGTGATCACGACCTGGAGGAGGATTGTGAACGTGTTGACCTAAGTGGAAAGGATTTGCAAAGACGATTACATGCACACAAGTTTAATTCTCACAAAGGCGATGTTTCAAAGGAAGACAGGTTTGATTCTACATATTCCTCGGGTTATGGCAGTGGAAATTTACCAAGTGAACTGAATGAGGGACGTTTCACAAGTGACGAGGACAGGTTAATTCCCGTTGCGGGACTCGAAAGTTTAACATTGGATAATGATGATGTTAAAACAACTCTTGTATCAGTAGATGAAGGGTTTGAGTCATCGGAAATCATAATATCAGGGGCTTCTGAAAAGTGTGAAAAAAGTTCACAATCACAGGACAGTGAATCAGAAAACTCTGAAAAACAACTACAACTACAACAGTATCAGCAAGTTCTGTTGGAAACGTATCAGCAAGACGATGATGGTGACAC GCGTCTTCATACTGCGATCATCCAGTTACTGACAGACCTGGCCCTTTATTTCATCTCACTGTGCCCAACTCACACGCTCCTGAACCTGAAAAACAATTATCTCCAAACTCCACTTCATTTGGCCGTCGTTACCAAACAAGACGTACTCACGCGCAAGTTAATGACGTCAGGAGCTCAGGTTGACTGCAGAGATCATCGGGGTAACACCCCACTTCATATTGCTTCAAAAGAGGGGTACGACTTTTTCGTAAAGATACTCCTTGAGCCAGTACACTACGAGGAAACTAAGAACAATAACTACGAACTTCCCTACCAACAGATTCCACAGAATTTGGAAGCAAGAAATTATGATG GTCAGGTCTGTGTCCATTTGGCCGCAGAGGGATGTCATATTCAAACCCTTAATATCTTGCTAAGTAAGGGAGCCGACGTCAATGCAAGG GATGGCAAGAGCGGTCGTACAGCCCTTCATTACGCTGCCGAGTCCGGTTGTATGCCACTACTTCAGTTCCTCGTAGAGCAGGCACACTGCAAACTGGACATCAACTGCATAACTTACGGTGGTCTTACGCCTATCATGTTGGCTAAGGGACGTGGTCACGAACAGGCAGTGAGGTTGTTGAGAGAATCAGGGGCCTGGTCTGATACCGATGAGTCCTCATCAGAAGAAGAAATG AACGAGGAGCCATATGAAGATATCAAAATAAACGGAGTTATTGTCAACCGAGTTTGA
- the LOC123538327 gene encoding zinc transporter ZIP9-B-like isoform X1, translating to MDDIWTLILLSTAMLVGCYLAGIIPLAINLSEDKLKLVTVLGAGLLVGTALAVIIPEGIHAMSIATAQEHQEHVKHEAKEKEHAHEGTEAAHEHEHEHSMIDDHSLIGITLVSGFIFMLLVDQIGGGGHIHAPADTDLPTNNSAQNRHKITATLGLVVHAAADGIAMGAAVSMSTAHLTLIVFVAIMLHKAPAAFGLVSFLLHEGFDRTRIRRHLFIFAAAAPVGAILTYMCLNQKSMETLNDTHTTGIAMLFSAGTFLYVATVHVLPEIASRQTRQTLQDGTVVIHEHKGFAKLDLVALVFGAVVPVILSIGHKH from the exons GACAAATTAAAGCTGGTCACAGTACTAGGAGCGGGTCTTCTTGTTGGCACAGCTTTGGCAGTTATTATACCAGAAGGAATCCATGCTATGTCAATAGCCACTGCAC aaGAACACCAAGAGCACGTTAAACATGAGGCCAAAGAAAAAGAACACGCACATGAAGGTACAGAGGCTGCACATGAGCATGAGCATGAACACAGTATGATAGATGACCATTCTCTGATAGGGATAACGCTGGTGTCTGGGTTTATATTTATGTTACTGGTTGACCAGATTGGAGGAGGCGGACATATACATGCCCCTGCAG ACACAGATTTACCTACAAATAATTCTGCCCAAAACAGACATAAAATAACAGCAACATTAGGACTTGTAGTTCACGCAGCGG CTGATGGTATTGCTATGGGTGCTGCTGTATCTATGTCAACTGCTCATCTAACACTTATAGTGTTTGTAGCTATCATGTTACATAAG GCGCCAGCAGCCTTTGGTCTCGTATCATTTTTACTTCATGAAGGATTTGATAGAACTAGAATAAGaagacatttatttatatttgctgCAGCAGCACCAGTAGGAGCTATATTAACATATATGTGTTTAAATCAG AAAAGTATGGAGACATTAAATGACACTCACACAACTGGAATAGCAATGTTGTTTAGTGCGGGGACATTTTTATACGTGGCCACGGTGCACGTGCTGCCAGAGATTGCCAGCCGTCAGACAAGACAGACTTTACAAGATGGGACAGTGGTTATACACGAGCATAAAGGCTTTGCTAAGCTGGACTTAGTTGCTCTAGTTTTTGGTGCAGTTGTACCCGTTATATTAAGCATTGGACATAAGCACTAG